GGGCAGCGACGGACTGGGCGCGATCTCCACCAGCTTCTGGAAGCGCCGCTGCAAGGTGCATTCACGCTCGCCGAGGCTCGCCACGGCTTGCCCGTCGCCCAGCACCTGCACCTCGATGTGTCGGGCGTTCCGCATCAGCCGCTCGACATACACGCCCTCGATGCCGAAGGCCGCCTTGGCCTCGGACATGCAGCGCGCATGCGCCTCGGGCAGCTCCTCGGCATTCAGCACCGCACGCATGCCGCGCCCGCCGCCGCCGCCGATGGCCTTGACCATCACACCCGCGCCTTGTGCATGCTGCTCGGCGAAGAAGGCCTGCGCCTCTGCGAGCGTCACGGCGCCTGCGCTGCCGGGCATCACGGGCACGTCGCATTGCGTGGCGAGTTCGCGTGCACGCGCCTTGTCGCCGAACAGGCCCAGCTGTTCGGGCGTCGGCCCGATGAAGACCAGCTCCGCATCCGCGCAGGCCTGCGCGAAATCCGCACGCTCGCTCAGGAAGCCGTAGCCGGGATGCACCGCATCGCAGCCTTGCGCCTTCGCGACCGCGATCAGCGCGATCACGTCGAGATACGCAGACGGCCCGGTCGCATCGAGCGCCACCGCCACATCGGCCAGCTGCACATGAAGCGCCGACGCATCGTCGCGTGCATGCACCGCCACGCTGGCGATACCGAGGTCGCGCAATGCGCGCACCAGCCGCACGGCGATCTCGCCGCGGTTGGCAATCAAAACTTTGGAGAACACGCGATGTCTTTCAGTTCTTGTCTTTGAGCAACCGGCGCAGCACCTTGCCGGCGCCCGTCGTGGGCAACGCGTCGATGAAGCTCACCGCACGCGGCGCCTTGTAGCTCGCCATGTTGTCGCGCGACCAGGCGATGAGCGCGTCGGCATCGAGTTCCGCATTCGGCTTGCGCACGATGAACGCCTTCACGACCTCGCCCTTCTCGGCATCGGGCTGTGCGATCACCGCGGCCTGCGCCACGGCGGGATGCTTGATGAGGATGGTCTCGACCTCTTCCGGGAACACGCTGTAGCCCGAGACCTTGATCATTTCCTTGAAGCGGCCGATGAAGGTGAGATACCCGTCGGCATCGAGCTTGCCCATGTCGCCGGTATGCACCCAGCCATGGCGCAATGTGGCCGCGGTGGCCTCGGCCTTGTTCCAGTAGCCCTTGAAGGAGCCCGGGCTGGTGAGCACGATCTCGCCCACCTCGCCGGTGGGCATGTCGGCGCCCGTGTCGGCGTCGACGATGCGGATCGTCACCCCCGGCACCGCGATGCCCTGCGTGCCCCAACGGGGCGCATGGTGCGGCGTGTAGGTGTCGCAGGTATGGGTCTCGCTCAGCCCGTAGGCCGCCTCGAACGAGGTGCAGTTGCCGGCATGCGAGCGCCACTGCGCAGCGAGCGGCTCGGTGAAGGTGATGCCGAAACTGGTCACCGGGTTCATCTTCAGGCTCGACAGGTCGAAGCCCGCGACGTCGGGTACCTGCATGCACGCCACGTTCATCGGTGCGATGCTGTACCACCAGCTCACCTTGTAGGTGGCGATGGCCTGCAGCACCGTGCGCGAATCGAAGCGGTGCATCAGCACCGAGGTGGCGCCGCTGAGCACCGGCACGTTCACGCCCATCAGCATGCCGGCGATGTGATACAGCGGCGCGATGGAGAGCAGCACGTCACGCGGTCCCACGCCGTTGCAGTCGGCTGCGGCGCGCGTCTTGAAGAGCGCATTGCCGTAGCTCAGCATCGCGCCCTTGGGGAGGCCCGTGGTGCCCGAGGTGTAGGTCATGAGCGCAACGTCGTCCATGTCGATGGCCACGGACTCCGGCTTCGCATCGGACTTCATCACCGCAAGAAAGTCTTCGCAATCGGGCGGCACGCTGCGCTGCGCCTTCTGCTCGGCGGCGAGTTCCGGCGGCAGGTCGAGCGCGGCCGGCGCGGGCAGCAGGTCGGCGTAGTGCACCACGAACACATGCGCGAGCGCACTCTCGGGCTGCACCTTGCGCACCACCGGCAGGAGCGATGCGGCCGCGACGATCACGCGCGCCTTCAGGTCGTTGACCTGGTAGGCCAGTTCGTGCTCCTTGTTGAGCGGGCCGCTCGGGCAGACGATGGCGCCGATCTTCTGGATGCCGAAGTGCGCGACCAGGTACTGCGGGCAGTTGTTGAGAAAGAGCACCACCGGCTCGCCCTTCTTCACACCAAGGGCCTGCAGCCGCGCCGCGAATGCATCGCTCGCGCGGTCGAGTTCGGCCCAGCTCATCGCGTGGCCGTACCAGATGCAGGCGGCGCGGTCGCCGCGCTCGCGCGCGTGGGTGCGCAGGTATTCGTGCAAAGGCTGTTGCGGGCGGTCGGGCAGTGTCTCCATGGCGTCTCTTTCTCAGGGTTATCGATAGCCGCCTGCAAGGGGCGGGCGCTTGCCAATGGGTGCATGGTGCACGAACAATCCTACCCATGGGTATAACTTCCGCGACACGGCACAAACCCTCTGGGTCCGACAAGCAGCCGACGGCTGCTACGGCGCAACCGCACCTGCCGCAAGGCACGGGCCGCCAGCGCGCGGCCACGCAGAGCACCGATGCGCAGCGCGAGCGCATCCTGCAGGCGGCCGCGCAGCTCTTCGCCGCGCAGGGCTACGCCAACACCACGATGGCGCAGATCGTCCGCGCGCTCGGCGTGACCAAGCCCTTCGTGTACTACTACTTCCGCGACAAGCAGGAGATCTTCGAGACGTTGTCGTGGCGCCCCGCGGTCGACTGCTTCACCGCACTCGACTTCGCAGCCGACGACCCGCGCCGCGCGAGCGAGAAGGTGCTCGAGGGCATCGAGCGGCTGATCCGCGCGACCATCGCGCACCACCCGGTCGCCTTCTTTCCGTACCGCGAGCCGCAGGTGTACCGGCCCGAGTACATCGCGGCGCAGAAGAAGCTCGCGCACCACTTCTACGACCTCTTGTGCCCGCTGCTCGAAGAGGCGCGACGCGATGGCGACCTCGACTTCGGCGAGACCAAGATCACCGCGCTCGCGGCCTGCAGCCTGCCGGGCTTCCTGTACAGCTGGTACCGCCCCGGCGGACGGCTCTCGCCCGACGAGGTGGTGGCCGAACTCACGAAGCTCGCGAGCCGCGTGATCGGGCTGCGCGCCAAAGACTGATTACCCAACCTCCGGAGACACCATGAAGCTCAAGAAGGCGCCCTCGGCGCGGATCGCCCTTGCCTGCCTGCTTTGCATCGCGGGCGCCGCGCACGCGCAGCAGCCGACCTACAAGATCGCCTACATCGATCCGCTCTCGGGCCCGTTCGCCAATGTCGGCGAGCTGATGCTGATGCACACGCAGTACGCCATCGAGGACATCAACGCCAAGGGCGGCGTGCTCGGCGGCACCAGGCTGCAGTTGCTGCAGTTCGACAGCAAGCTCTCGGCGCAGGAGAGCCAGAGCGCGCTGCAGGCCGCCATCGACCAGGGCGCGAAGGCCATCGTGACGGGCGGCTCGGGCTCGTCGGTGGTCACGGCGCTGGTGCAGTCGGTGGCGCGCTGGAACCAGCGCAACCCGGGCAAGGAGCTCATCGTGCTGAACCACTCCTCCATCGACCCCGAGATGACCGGCAAGGGCTGCAGCTTCTGGCACTTCCAGACCGAAGCCAACACCGCGATGAAGATGAAGGCGCTGGCCAACTACATCAAGAAGACGCCCGATGTGAAGAAGGTCTACCTGCTCAACCAGGACTACGCGCACGGCAAGCAGTGGGCGAGCTACGGCCGGCAGATGGTCGGCCTCGCGCGGCCCGACGTGCAGTTCGTGGGCGAGGCGCTGCATCCCATCGGCCGCGTGAAGGACTTCGCGCCCTACATCGCCAACGTCCGCCAGAGCGGTGCCGACTCGGTCATCACCGGCAACTGGGGGCAGGACATGACGCTGCTGCTCAAGGCCGCGGGCGATGCCGGCTACAACCTGCGCTACTTCAACCACAGCGCGGGCTCGGTGCCGGGCACGGTCACGGCAGTGTCGCAGGCGAAGACAGGGCAGTTGACCTGGGTGGCCGAGTGGCATCCGGGCGAAGCCGACACGCCGAAGGCCGATGCGCTCGCCAAGGCCTACAAGGCCAAGACGGGCAAGGACTTTCTCGCGCCGCGCATCGACATGACGCCGCGCCTCCTGGCCGCCGCCATCAACAAGGCCGGCAGCGCCGACACGGTGAAGGTGGCTCGCGCGCTCGAAGACCTGAGCTTCGATTCGGTGGTCGGCCCGGTGCGCATGCGCGCCGAAGACCACCAGCTGCTGCTGCCACAGGTGGTGAACACCATCGCGCCGGTGGACGGCAAGACGGTCAAGCTGGGCTGGGAAGGTACGAACTATGGTTTTCGCACCGATGCGGTCTACACCGGCAACGAGCTGGCGCAGGGCACGGAGTGCAAGATGGTCCGGCCCTGAGCAATCCTTGGTGAACACATGAGGGACGCGAGCGATTTCTAGGGGAAACCCCGTCCTGCCTGCCCCCTGTGCCATCGGGATACTCCGGGTGATACCTCACGGCTTTCCGAAGCGGGTCCACTCCAAAGGCACAACACCAAATGGCAGGCAAAAACTCGCTCTATCCGATCCCGCATCCGGCAAAGAAACCCTTCGTCGGCAACCTGCTGTCGATCGGCTCCGACTCTCCCGTGCTCGACATGTGGAAGATCGCGCAGGACCTGGGCGGCATCTACTGGCTCGACATGCCGGGCATGCCGGTGATCGTGGTCTCGTCGCCCGCGCTGGTGGACGAACTCTGCGACGAGCCCCGCTTCGACAAGAGCACGCGCGGCGCGTTGCGGCGGCTGCGCGCCGCGTCGCACGGCCTGTTCACCTCCGACACGCACGAGGAGACCTGGTCCAAGCCGCACAACATCCTCCTGGCCAACTTCAGCCAGCGCGCGATGCAGGCCTACCACCCGATGATGCTGGACATCGCCGGGCAGCTGGTCACCAAGTGGGAGCGGCTGAACTTCGACGAAGAGGTGGACGTGGTGCGCGACATGACCGCGCTCACGCTGGACACCATCGGCCTGTGCGGCTTCGGCTACCGCTTCAACTCGTTCTACCGCGAGGGCTTCCACCCTTTCGTCGATGCGATGGTGCGCACGCTGGAGACGGTGCAGAACCGCCGCGGCCTGCCGCTCGAAGAGCTGATGCTCAAGAAGGAGCTCGCGCAGCAGCGCAAGGACATCCGCTACATGCACAAGATGGTGGAAGACATCATCGAGGAGCGGCGCGCGAGCGGTGCCGACATCGCCACCAAGCCCGACCTCCTGAGCTACATGATCGCGGGCGTGGACAAGAAGAGCGGCGAGCAGCTCACCGACAAGATGATCCGCGACGAGTGCATCGAATTCCTCATCGCGGGCCACGAGACCACCAGCGGCCTGCTCTCGTTCGCGATCTACTTCCTCCTGAACAACCCCGAGGCGATGGCCAAGGCGCAGGCCGAGGTCGACAGCGTGTTCGGCGGCGACACCTCGCAGAAGCCCACCTATGCGCAGGTCAACCGCCTGCAGTACGTGATGCAGGTGCTCAAGGAGTCGCTGCGCATGTTCCCGACCGCACCCGCGATCTCGATGCGTGCGAAGGAAGACACGACCATCGGCGGCCAGTACACGATCAAGAAGAACAACATGATCATCATGCATGCGCTCGCGCTGCATCGTGACAAAGGCATCTGGGGCGAGAACGCCGACCAGTTCGACCCCGACAACTTCAGCCGCGAAGCCGAGCGCGAGCGGCCGGTGAACGCCTTCAAGCCCTTCGGCAACGGGCAGCGCGCCTGCATCGGGCGGCAGTTCGCGCTGCAGGAGGCGGTGCTCACGCTGGGCATGATCCTGCAGCGCTTCAACCTGGTCGATCACACGGGCTACAAGCTCAAGATCAAGGAAGCGCTGACGATCAAGCCGGAGAACTTCAAGATCAAGGCGCTCTTGCGCGACCCGGCCTCGCGCCCGCGCAGCAACGGCGAAGCGACCGCCACGCCGGACGCGCCCGCCAAACCCGTTGCACGCAAGCCCCAGGCGGCACGCCACGGCACCTCGCTGCTGGTGCTGCAGGGCTCCAACCTCGGCACCGCCGAAGACCTTGCGCGGCAACTGGCCGAGGCCGGCGAGCTGCGTGGCTTCTCCACGCAGGTGGCCTCGCTCGACGACTACGCCGAGCGGCTGCCGGCCAATGGCGCCGTGGCCATCGTCTGCGCCTCCTACAACGGCGTGGCACCCGACAACGCGGCCGAGTTCCATCGTTGGCTCGACAAGGCCGACGACGCGCTCAACGGCGTGCGCTTCAGCGTGTTCGGCTGCGGCAACACCGACTGGGCCGCCACCTACCAGGCCGTACCACGCCGCATCGACGAGCGGCTCGAAACGCTGGGCGCCACCCGCGTACATCCGCGCGGCGAAGGCGATGCGCGCGAGGACATGGACGGCGCCTTCCAGGACTGGAGCGATGCGCTCTGGCCCGAACTGGTGAAGGCCTTCGGCATCAAGGCCGGCGCCGACACGCCGGCCGAGGCCGAGCCGCTCTACACGCTCGAGGAACTGCCGCCGCCGCAGAAGAACGCGCTGGTCGATGCGCTGGGCGCCGTCGCCTTACGCGTCGTCGAGAACCGCGAACTGCAAAGCCCCGGCAGCGATGCCGGGAGCAGCCGCTCCACGCGCCACGTCGAGCTGATGCTGCCCGAGGGTGTGAACTACGTGCCCGGCGACCACCTGAGCGTGGTGCCGCGCAACGGCCCCGCGCAGGTCGAGCGCGCGATGGCGCGCTTCGGCTTCGACCGCTCGGCGCATGTGCGCCTTTCGGCCGTACCGGGCCGCAAGACTGCGCTGCCGGTCGACCAGGTGATCGCGGTCGATCGCCTGCTGGGTGACTACGTCGAACTGCAGGACGTGGCCACGCGCAAGCAGATCGCCACGCTCGCGGCCTACACCGAGTGCCCCTTCACCAAGCCGAAGCTCGTGGCGCTCTCGGGCAGCGACGAAGCCTCGCAGGCCGCGTACAAGGCCGAGGTGCTGCACAAGCGCAAGTCGCTGCTCGAACTACTCGAAGAACACCGCGCCTGCCAGGTGCCGTTCGCGGTGTTCCTCGAAATGCTGTCGCCGCTGTCGCCGCGCTACTACTCGATCTCGTCGTCGCCTTCGATGACGCCGGGCCGATGCAGCGTGACCGTGGGCGTGGTGAGCGAGCCCGCGCTCTCGGGCAACGGCACCTTCGAGGGCGTGTGCTCCAACTACCTCGCGCGCGCCGAGGCGGGCGACACGGTGCACGGCGTGATCCGCGAGACCACGGCCGAGGGCTTCCGCCTGCCGGAAGACGCCAACCGTCCGCTGATCATGATCGGCCCCGGCACCGGCCTCGCACCGTTCCGCGGCTTCCTGCAGGAGCGCGCGGCGAAGGTCGAGCGCGGCGAGGCGCTGGGCGAGGCGATGCTGTTCTTCGGCTGCCGGCATCCGGAGCAGGATTTCATCTATGCCGAAGAACTGCAGGCCTGGTCGCACCGCGGCCTGATGAAGCTGCACACCGCGTTCTCCCGCTCGGGCGAACGCAAGGTGTATGTGCAGGACCTGATCCGCGAGCAGGCCGCGGCCGTGTGGAAGCTGCTCGAAGCGGGCGGCGTGATCTACGTGTGCGGCGACGGCTCGCGCATGGAGCCCGATGTGCGGCGCACGCTGACCGACATCGCGCGCGAGCACGGCCACGACAGCAACGTCTGGATGGACAAGATGATTGCCAACCAGCGCTATGTGCTGGACGTGTGGGCGGGGACTTGAACTAGGCGCCCAGCGCCGCGGCGTGGTCCTGGAAGGTGCCGCGGATCTGCCAGCCGTCCGGCGTGAGCGCGATCACCTTGTCCGAGAGGCCGTGCTCCCGGGCCTGCACCTTGATGTCGGCCGCGGTCGCGCACATGAGGTCGAGCATCGTCCGGGCCGTGAGCTGCTGTCCCGCGAGCTGGCGCTGGGCACCGCTGTCCATGAAGTAGACCGTGTTCCGGCTCGGCACGACCGCGAGCAGTTCGCCTTCGAACCCTTCCGACAGCCTTTCCCAGACACCGGGCAGCAGCAGCGTGGAGGCTTCGAAAGCATTGCCCGCCACCAGGGCCTTGTACATGACGAGGTCTTGCGCGCCGATGCTCGACCCCGCCTGGCGGATCAGGTTCTCGACTGCCAGTTCGTGGAGTTCCTGTGCGTCCAGACCCAGTTCGTCCATGCGCTCCTGCGTGAGCGGGACCGGCTGGGCCGGTTCGTCGATGGCATAGGTCACCAGCAGCCCCGCATCTCCGGCGAGCCGATGGGCCACAGGTGTCTGCGCCTCCCGGTTGCCGCCCTCTGCCTCGATGCGGTCGAGCATCGGCTGGACCGTATCGAGAAAGCTGGCAGGCTTGATGCGCGGATAGATCCGGGGTGGGTTCGGCTTCATGGTGTCCGGATTGTTCGGACGGCCCCACGGCGCAACAAGTGCAAGAAGTCATGGGTCGAAATAAAAAAGCCGGCGACTGCCGGCTTCTGGAGATCAACTGACTTACAGGTCGCGGTCGGGATCGGGATAGACCAGCGGGCCCAGCAACCCGCGATTGAAGGGCTTCCACTGGCCCTCGGGCTGCGCCAGCCGGTCGGCCACCGCATAGAGCACCGCCGGGTGCGCGCCGAGCCCCAGGTGGCTCGCCATCACCTCGATGTTCTCCGACTGCGGGCCGGTCTTCTCGAGGCTGCAGCGCCAGGCGACGACGCCGTCGGTGCGGCTGAAGATCGAGGTGGTCGGCACGGGCGGCGTGGGCTCCACGAACTTCATGCGGCGCGGGTCGTGCGAGCTCTGGCCGCTCACGCCCTCGTACACGCGCCATGCGTTGGTTGCACGCGGGCTGCCGGAGAACGGGCTGCCCAGCGTGATGACGTTGCGGATCAGGCCCGAATGGGCCGAAGCCAGCAGCCGCGCATAGACGCCGCCGAGGCTCCAGCCGATCACGCTGACCTTCTGGCCGCTCTTGTCGTTCAGGGTCTTGAGCAGGTCGACCATGCCGTCTTCCACGCCTTCGCGCGGACCGAGGTTGCGGCCGAGGCCCCAGCCGTGGGCGTCGTAGCCGCGGCTCGTCAGGTAGCGGCGCAGCAGCAGGGTGGAAACATCGCTCGCCACCAGGCCCGGCAGCACGAGCACCGGGTGCCCGTCGCCGCGCGGCGTGAGTTGCAGCAATGGCCACATGGCGATGCCGGCGCCCGTTTCCCAGAGGGCGCGAGCTTCGGCCAGCAGCAGCAGGCGCGAGGGCGGCGCGATGTGATCGTGGGTGGCAGTGGTCATGGAGGCGGCTTCCTTTCGGGTTTTCTCTTTTATAAGACGAGCATGAGGGGCCATGGTTGCACTCTCCCGTCGGACGACATCGTCATTTATCCGAGGTATTTGCCCCTCAGGTAATCGAGGTAAGCCCTCGATTCGCTGGAAACATACGGAGAAACCAGGGTGAGCGTGTAGAAAGCCGCCAAACCGGGATCGGCCTGCGCCAGGGCATCGCGCCCCGGCACCAGCCGCTCGAACGACAGCCAGCAGGTGGTGGTGAACACCATCTGCAACGCGAGGATGCGCGCCTGCTCGGCGCTGGTCTCGATCACGCCCGATGCCACCAGCCCTTCGCACAGCGTCTGCGCGGCGAGCAGGTTCTGCGCGGTGAGTGCCTGCGCGCGCTGGCCCAGGGCCGGGTACTCGCTGGCCAGGAAGGCCATGTCGCGGTAGATGAAGCGGTATTCGTCGATGGCCTCGAAGCGCAGGTGCAGCGCGAGCCAGAGGTCGTCGATGGCCGTGATCGACGGCGAGGAGCCGTTGAGCGTTTCGAGCCGCTGCTCGAAGCGCCGGAACAGCCACTCGACGATCAGCTGCTTGGCCTTGAAGTGGTAGTGCAGGTTGCCCGGGCTCATGCCAAGCTCGGCGGCGATCTTGTGCGTCGACACGGCCGCAAGGCCCTCCGCGTTGAACAGCGCAAGGCTGGTCTGCAGGATGCGATCGCGCGTGGTGTTGGAGCTGGCCACAACCGGGTTGCGTTGTCGTCGCTCAGCGTTTGGTGCTGCGGCGCGGGCTGTCGCTGCCTTCGAGTTGTGCGAGGCGCTCACGCAATTGCGCCACCTCTTCGCGCAGGGCTTGCACCTCTTCCGCGCTCGGCATGCCCAGGCGTTGCAGGGCGGTGGCGACGCGCTGGTCGAACACGTCCTCGAACTTGCGGATGCCGAAGCTGTCGAGGCTCGGGAAGCCGCGGGTGAGCGCGGCCTTGGCAGCCGCCGCATCGACCTTGCCCTGCCCGATGCCGAGCAGGCCTTCGATCACGTTGGCCTGGCGCTTGGCGACGTCGTTGCGCACGTTGTCCAGCGCCTTGAGGCCGGCACGCAGCAGGCCTTCGGCCTTGCCGGGTGCGGGTGCCGCTGCCTTCTTCGCAGCAGGCGCCGCCTTGCGGGGTGCCGCGGCTTTCTTTGCAGCCGGAGCTTTGGCTGGAGCTTTCTTTGCAGGCGTCGCCTTCTTCTTCAACTTTGCAGTTTCTTCAGTGCGGGTCGCCATTCAGCAGTGCTCCAGATAGCAGAAGGAAAAAGAGGCGCAGAGCGCCTCGGGGGTCAGGCTGCCTTGCGGGCGGCAGCGCGGCGGATCGGCTTCTTGGCCACGGGGGCCTTGGCCTTCACGGTGCGCACGGGCTTGGCGGCTTCGCCGGCCACGCGGGTTTCGATTTGCTTGGCGCCGGCGGCGATGCGGTCGGCGATCTGCACCGAGACGGTGGCGATCGGCTGGTTGATGGCGTTCAGCGTGGTCAGCACCGAGGTGGCAACCGGCGATTCGACGCGGGCCACTCGGCCGGCGACGGTTTCGATGCCGCTGGTGGTGCCGGCTGCAACGCGGTCCATCACCGAGACGATGCGGCTGGTGTCGATGTCCAGGCGGTTGGCCAGGAAGCCATTGACCTTCTCTTGCGCGCCGATCAGGTTGGCCTTGATCTGTTCGCTCACCAGCGGAATCTGGCGGCTGCCCAGGAAGTTGCTGTAGCGCGTAGCGGCGCCGCCCAGGAGGCGATGCACGCCGGTGCGGTAGGCGCCGACCAGGGTCTTGCCCGCGTCGTTGTATTGGCCGACGACGTGGATGGCTGCGGAAGCGAGGGTGGTTTGCGTGGACATGATGAAGATTTCCTTGAAGTTGAATGGGTCGCTGGATGCGATGGGCCAATCTTCTTCCGAAGGGCCTAGGCCTGCAAAACTAGAACGGTCGGAAAACTAGTCCAACTGCCCCAATTTTCGGGCCCAAGGCCTCTTGATCATGCCGCGGCCGCCCTGGAGGCACCGGCCCGCTTGGCCGGTGCGGCCTTTCGGGCTACGGGCTTGGCGGTGGTCGTCTTGATGGGTGTCGCCTTGCCCGCCTTCTTCGCCGGGGCCTTCTTGGCCGCGGCCTTGACCGGCGCGGACTTCTTGCCGGCCGCGCTTACCGGCGCCTTCTTGCGCGCTGCCGGCTTCTTCGCGACGGGCGCGTCCTCCTCGACGTCCGGCGCATGGGCCGCAACGGGCGCGGGCTTGGGCGCCGTGACGCCGGCGGCGGACGGGTGCTTCTGCGTCAGGTCCATCAGGAGCTTGTGCTCGGCCAGCATGTAGTCGCCGATCTCGGTGATGTCGGGCACCGCGCGGCGGCAGGCGATCAGGCCGTAGTCCATGCGGCCGTTGTAGCTCTGCACCGTCACGTTGAGCGCGGTGCCGTGGCTGGCGATCGACACCGGGTAGTAGCAGGTGACGAGCGCGCCCGCGAAGTACATCGGGAACGGCGCGCCCGCCACGTTGGAGATGGCCACGTTGGCCGCTGGCGGCAAGAGGTTCACCAGACCCGAGCGGCCCACCATCGAGGCGATGCCCGACACCAGCCAGGGCGCGGCGAAGGTCGGGAAGTCATCGAGGATCACCGCCTTGAAGCGGTTCATCGTCGACTTGGAGCTGTTCGACGAGGCATTGATCGCCTTCAGCCGCTGGATCGGATCGGTGATGTCGGTCGCCAGGCTCACCAGGATCATGCTGGCCTGGTTGTTGGCCGTGTCGTCGCCCGCTTCGCGCAGGCTCACCGGCACGCCGGCCACCAGCGGCTTGGCAGGCAGCTCGTTGTTGTCGGCCAGGTAGTGGCGCAGCGCACCGGCCACGGTGGCCATGACCACGTCGTTGAGCGACACGCCGAAATGCTTGGCGATGTACTTGGTCTCGGCCAGCGAGATGGTGCGGCCGGCGAAGGTGCGCTGGTTGGTGATCGACACGTTCAGCGAGGTGCGCGGCGCGAAGAGGTTGAACTTTTTCGGTGCGGTGGCCGTGGCCTTCTCGGCGGCTTTTTCGTCGGGCTTGGCGAGGCCGCTGATGGCCCGCGCGATGGCGGGCGCCATCTTGAAGA
This region of Variovorax sp. RKNM96 genomic DNA includes:
- a CDS encoding wax ester/triacylglycerol synthase family O-acyltransferase, which gives rise to MKHLSGLDATFLHLETPEMPMHVGSLNVLDLPKGYKGDFYEDAKQFMASRIHLADVFTRKLALMPFDMSNPVWVEDEDIDLDYHVRHITLPKPGTNRQLQQYVARLHSTLIDRSRPMWEFFIIDGLKSGQVALYTKVHHAGIDGQAGVEVGKAIFDLEATGRVVKPPRSRPRAHNYQLGMAELATAALRNTAQQYVKLFKMAPAIARAISGLAKPDEKAAEKATATAPKKFNLFAPRTSLNVSITNQRTFAGRTISLAETKYIAKHFGVSLNDVVMATVAGALRHYLADNNELPAKPLVAGVPVSLREAGDDTANNQASMILVSLATDITDPIQRLKAINASSNSSKSTMNRFKAVILDDFPTFAAPWLVSGIASMVGRSGLVNLLPPAANVAISNVAGAPFPMYFAGALVTCYYPVSIASHGTALNVTVQSYNGRMDYGLIACRRAVPDITEIGDYMLAEHKLLMDLTQKHPSAAGVTAPKPAPVAAHAPDVEEDAPVAKKPAARKKAPVSAAGKKSAPVKAAAKKAPAKKAGKATPIKTTTAKPVARKAAPAKRAGASRAAAA